Proteins co-encoded in one Xyrauchen texanus isolate HMW12.3.18 chromosome 19, RBS_HiC_50CHRs, whole genome shotgun sequence genomic window:
- the LOC127659956 gene encoding leukotriene C4 synthase-like encodes MMLDQVVLLAAVTVLGILEQAYFSLKVIYARRKYSVSPPATTGPPEFERVFRAQANCSEYFPIFVFSLWVAGVFFSQALSILFGLLYLYGRYLYFHGYSESSQGRLEPLYFSAKVQWVLIALAGLGVICTMTQAYLGLDLLHFFSHVLGLTDHT; translated from the exons ATGATGCTGGATCAGGTTGTGCTGTTAGCAGCTGTTACAGTGCTGGGGATACTGGAACAAg CATACTTCTCGTTAAAGGTGATTTATGCACGGAGAAAGTACTCTGTTTCTCCTCCGGCCACAACTGGGCCTCCAGAGTTTGAGAGGGTCTTTCGAGCCCA AGCAAACTGTTCCGAATATTTCCCCATATTTGTTTTCTCGCTTTGGGTGGCTGGAGTTTTCTTCAGTCAAG CTCTTTCAATATTGTTTGGACTGTTGTACCTTTATGGGCGGTATCTGTACTTCCATGGCTATTCAGAGTCCTCTCAGGGCAG ACTGGAGCCCCTGTACTTCAGTGCAAAGGTGCAGTGGGTGCTGATAGCTCTGGCTGGGCTCGGGGTGATCTGCACCATGACTCAAGCTTATCTGGGTCTGGATCTGCTTCACTTCTTTAGTCATGTTCTGGGCCTGACTGATCACACATAA